One Amaranthus tricolor cultivar Red isolate AtriRed21 chromosome 1, ASM2621246v1, whole genome shotgun sequence DNA window includes the following coding sequences:
- the LOC130817961 gene encoding proline--tRNA ligase, cytoplasmic-like, producing MSAAGLAYKFANAITLTRPFRILSSSFSLLSPSSSSSRLFNRTITSSFSMAGEGNSKPKSGGKKKEVKKETGLGLTHKKDDNFGEWYSEVVVNAEMIEYYDISGCYILRPWTMAIWEAMQEFFDAEIKKMKIKNCYFPLFVSPGVLQKEKDHIEGFAPEVAWVTKSGQSELEVPIAIRPTSETVMYPYYSKWIRGHRDLPLRLNQWCNVVRWEFSNPTPFIRSREFLWQEGHTAFATQEEADAEVLDILELYRKIYEEYLAVPVIKGKKSEMEKFAGGYYTTSVEAFIPNTGRGVQGATSHCLGQNFAKMFEITYENEKGEKAMVWQNSWAYSTRTIGVMVMTHGDDKGLVLPPKVAAVQVIVVPVPFKDANTQGIFDACSNTVKILSEAGIRAEADLRDNYSPGWKYSHWEMKGVPLRLEIGPKDLANSQVRAVRRDNSAKKDLPMANLVDEVKELLDAIQKNLYDLAKEKRDACVQKVRTWDEFVEALAQKKLIFAPWCDEEEVEKDVKARTKGEMGAAKTLCSPFDQPEMEEGTLCFASGKPAKKWTYWGRSY from the exons ATGTCTGCAGCCGGTTTAGCTTACAAATTTGCAAACGCTATTACGTTGACTCGCCCTTTCCGCATTCTCTCCTCCTCCTTCTCTCTCCTATCGCCGTCCTCTTCTTCCAG CCGCCTTTTTAATCGCACTATAACATCATCATTTTCCATGGCGGGTGAAGGAAATTCCAAGCCCAAATCTG GTGGTAAGAAGAAGGAGGTTAAGAAAGAGACTGGGTTAGGGTTAACTCATAAAAAGGATGACAATTTTGGGGAATGGTACTCTGAG GTTGTTGTTAATGCTGAGATGATAGAGTATTATGACATTTCTGGATGTTACATTTTGAGGCCGTGGACTATGGCTATTTGGGAGGCTATGCAA gaaTTTTTTGATGCTGAAATCAAGAAAATGAAGATAAAGAACTGCTACTTCCCTCTGTTTGTATCACCCGGTGTGCTGCAGAAGGAAAAAGACCACATTGAGGGTTTTGCCCCAGAG GTTGCGTGGGTGACCAAGTCTGGACAATCTGAGTTAGAAGTGCCAATTGCTATCCGTCCCACAAGTGAGACTGTTATGTATCCATACTATTCAAAGTGGATCAGGGGACATCGTGATTTGCCCTTACGACTGAATCAGTGGTGCAATGTTGTCCGTTGGGAATTCAGCAATCCTACTCCTTTCATCCG GAGTCGGGAATTTCTCTGGCAAGAAGGTCATACTGCTTTTGCTACACAGGAAGAAGCAGATGCCGAG GTTCTCGACATATTGGAACTCTACAGGAAAATATATGAAGAATATTTGGCTGTTCCTGTTATCAAGGGCAAAAAAAGTGAAATGGAGAAGTTTGCTGGTGGATACTACACAACTAGTGTTGAG GCTTTTATTCCCAACACTGGACGTGGAGTACAAGGTGCAACCTCACACTGTTTAGGTCAAAATTTTGCAAAGATGTTTGAAATCACTTATGAAAATGAGAAAGGAGAGAAAGCAATGGTGTGGCAGAACTCATGGGCGTACAGTACTAGAACG ATTGGGGTCATGGTGATGACACATGGTGATGACAAAGGCCTAGTTTTGCCTCCAAAAGTTGCAGCTGTTCAAGTCATAGTGGTGCCTGTCCCTTTCAAAGATGCAAATACACAAGGAATCTTTGACGCATGTTCTAATACCGTAAAAATATTGAGTGAAGCAGGTATTCGGGCTGAAGCAGATCTTAGGGATAACTATTCTCCAGGTTGGAAGTACTCACATTGGGAGATGAAAGGTGTTCCTTTGAGACTTGAGATTGGACCAAAGGATTTAGCCAATAGTCAG GTTCGTGCTGTTCGACGTGACAATTCGGCGAAGAAGGATCTGCCAATGGCTAATCTGGTTGATGAGGTCAAAGAACTTCTGGATGCAATCCAGAAGAATTTGTATGATCTTGCAAAGGAAAAGAGAGATGCATGCGTTCAAAAGGTTAGGACATGGGATGAGTTTGTTGAGGCCTTGGCTCAGAAAAAGCTGATCTTTGCTCCTTGGTGTGATGAAGAG GAAGTTGAGAAAGACGTCAAAGCTCGAACAAAGGGTGAGATGGGAGCTGCCAAGACTTTGTGCTCACCATTTGACCAGCCAGAGATGGAAGAAG GTACCCTTTGCTTTGCATCCGGAAAGCCAGCTAAGAAGTGGACGTATTGGGGCAGAAGCTACTAA
- the LOC130817987 gene encoding ammonium transporter 1 member 1-like, which translates to MSSSYPYPPCSPSELQKYLGPNTTNPIAAASYICSRFTATSTNFSSSSHAINTTFLLFSTYLVFSMQFGFAMLCAGSVRAKNTMNIMLTNVLDAAAGAISYYLFGFAFAFGSPSNPFIGSRFFGLHSVPDSEMDYSFFMYQWSFAIAAAGITSGSIAERTQFVAYLIYSGFLTGFVYPVVSHWFWSADGWASANNAGNLLFGSGVIDFAGSGVVHMVGGIAGFWGAFIEGPRIGRFDHEGRSVALRGHSASLVVLGTFLLWFGWYGFNPGSFTKILVTYNDGSAPYYGQWSAIGRTAVTTTLAGCTAALTTLFGKRILSGHWNVTDVCNGLLGGFAAITSGCSVVEPWAAIICGFVAAWVLIGSNKLADRYKYDDPLEAAQLHGGCGTWGVLFTALFASKKYVDEVYPSTGRPYGLLMGGGGRLLGAHIVQILAIIGWVSFTMGPLFLILHKLKLLRISPDDEMSGMDLTRHGGFAYAYNDEGETNERVGIRLRKMDSNRVG; encoded by the exons AtgtcatcatcatacccataCCCACCATGCTCACCCTCCGAACTCCAAAAATACTTAGGCCCAAACACAACAAACCCAATAGCAGCAGCCTCCTACATCTGCTCACGCTTCACCGCAACCTCAACAAACTTCTCCTCATCATCCCACGCCATTAACACAACCTTCCTTCTCTTCTCAACCTACCTTGTCTTCTCCATGCAATTCGGTTTCGCCATGCTTTGTGCCGGTTCTGTTCGAGCCAAAAACACCATGAACATCATGCTCACCAACGTTCTCGACGCTGCTGCCGGTGCAATTTCTTACTATCTATTCGGGTTCGCCTTCGCTTTCGGATCACCCAGTAACCCGTTTATTGGTTCCCGGTTTTTTGGGCTTCATTCGGTACCCGATTCTGAAATggattattcattttttatgtaTCAATGGTCGTTTGCGATTGCGGCGGCGGGGATTACAAGTGGGTCTATTGCAGAAAGGACTCAGTTTGTTGCGTATTTGATTTATTCGGGTTTTTTGACCGGGTTTGTTTACCCGGTTGTTTCGCATTGGTTTTGGTCGGCTGATGGGTGGGCCAGTGCTAATAATGCGGGTAATCTTTTGTTCGGGTCGGGTGTAATTGATTTTGCGGGTTCTGGTGTTGTTCATATGGTCGGTGGTATTGCTGGGTTTTGGGGTGCTTTTATTGAAGGTCCAAG gaTCGGAAGATTCGATCATGAAGGACGATCAGTAGCCTTACGAGGTCATAGTGCCTCATTGGTAGTGTTAGGAACATTTCTACTTTGGTTCGGGTGGTACGGTTTCAACCCGGGTTCGTTTACCAAGATTCTAGTCACATACAATGATGGATCCGCCCCATATTACGGCCAATGGAGTGCAATTGGAAGGACAGCTGTCACTACCACATTGGCCGGTTGCACAGCTGCTTTAACCACATTATTTGGAAAACGGATTCTCTCGGGTCATTGGAATGTAACCGATGTTTGTAACGGTTTATTGGGCGGATTTGCCGCAATCACATCCGGATGCTCCGTGGTTGAACCGTGGGCTGCAATTATTTGTGGGTTTGTTGCTGCGTGGGTCTTGATCGGGTCAAATAAATTAGCGGATCGATATAAGTATGACGATCCATTAGAAGCAGCCCAATTGCATGGCGGATGTGGGACATGGGGGGTCCTTTTTACCGCACTTTTTGCGAGTAAAAAGTATGTTGATGAGGTGTATCCGAGTACGGGTAGACCTTATGGTTTGTTAATGGGTGGGGGTGGTAGGCTTTTAGGTGCCCATATTGTTCAAATCTTAGCAATAATTGGATGGGTTAGCTTCACAATGGGACCTCTTTTCTTGATACTTCATAAGCTTAAATTATTAAGGATATCACCCGATGATGAAATGTCGGGTATGGATTTAACCCGACATGGTGGATTCGCTTATGCTTATAATGATGAGGGAGAAACCAATGAACGAGTAGGAATCCGGTTGAGAAAAATGGATTCAAATCGGGTTGGTTGA